A single window of Desulfotomaculum sp. DNA harbors:
- a CDS encoding CopG family transcriptional regulator: MIDIMYSGMIALNQEVSSMSNKITISLSSMLINVLDQLACQWATTRSGAVAELLRRIKQEEIEKELAEGYAVLSEVNRKEAEVTISAQSEVVLHE; the protein is encoded by the coding sequence ATGATTGACATTATGTATTCTGGTATGATAGCATTGAACCAAGAGGTGTCGTCAATGAGCAACAAGATTACAATTAGTTTATCTTCAATGCTGATAAATGTTCTTGACCAATTGGCCTGTCAGTGGGCTACTACGAGAAGCGGCGCGGTGGCTGAACTATTACGCAGGATCAAACAGGAAGAAATAGAAAAAGAATTGGCGGAAGGGTACGCTGTATTGTCGGAAGTTAACCGGAAAGAAGCTGAGGTAACCATTTCAGCGCAGTCCGAGGTGGTCTTACATGAGTGA
- a CDS encoding carboxyvinyl-carboxyphosphonate phosphorylmutase — protein MRKTTRLRELINGGEILAMPIAHDATAAKLIELVGFKSLATGGYPTTATLLGKPDLSILSMTEMVTHTKNIAEAVDIPVLADGDTGYGDLINVMRTVREFELGGVAAMFIEDQLFPKRCGHMEGKQIIETDEMVAKLRAAIDARVDPDLIIMARTDAIAVTGIDDAIYRANKYREAGADLIFVEAPQSIEHMERINREIDAPTMIIQIEGGKTPLLPMKELEQIGYNVVVYPVSTLFAAAFAVRGVLEELMKTGTTAGYRDRMYSFDDFNQLVGLDYLREKENSFYKAPASAC, from the coding sequence ATGAGAAAAACAACCAGGCTTAGAGAACTGATCAACGGCGGCGAAATTTTGGCCATGCCGATAGCGCATGACGCGACGGCAGCAAAACTTATTGAACTTGTAGGCTTCAAATCCCTGGCTACAGGGGGTTATCCAACCACAGCAACTCTTCTTGGTAAACCCGATCTTTCAATACTTTCCATGACGGAAATGGTTACACATACAAAAAACATTGCTGAAGCAGTGGATATTCCCGTTCTTGCCGACGGTGACACGGGCTACGGTGATCTTATTAACGTGATGAGGACGGTACGCGAGTTCGAATTGGGCGGGGTCGCAGCCATGTTCATAGAGGATCAGCTGTTCCCCAAGCGCTGCGGCCACATGGAAGGCAAGCAGATTATCGAGACGGACGAAATGGTGGCGAAATTGAGAGCGGCTATTGATGCCAGGGTGGACCCGGATTTAATCATTATGGCCCGGACGGACGCGATTGCGGTGACCGGCATAGACGATGCCATCTACCGCGCAAACAAGTATAGAGAGGCCGGGGCGGACCTGATTTTCGTGGAAGCCCCGCAGTCAATCGAGCACATGGAGAGAATAAACCGCGAAATAGACGCCCCCACCATGATTATTCAGATAGAAGGGGGCAAAACCCCCCTGCTGCCGATGAAAGAACTTGAACAGATCGGCTACAATGTCGTCGTTTACCCGGTCTCCACGCTTTTTGCGGCCGCTTTTGCAGTAAGGGGCGTCCTGGAGGAACTGATGAAGACCGGCACAACAGCCGGGTACAGGGACAGGATGTACTCCTTTGATGATTTCAACCAACTGGTAGGTCTGGACTATCTCAGGGAGAAAGAAAATTCATTCTACAAAGCGCCGGCGTCTGCTTGCTGA
- a CDS encoding DNA helicase, which produces MPTIILTDPFNNDFRKLSPAERKQAGKTLHFIAVNPKHNSLKIHRIKGTGFWEAYVNKDIRIIFEQNSDTMILHAIGRHEILRKI; this is translated from the coding sequence ATGCCGACGATAATTCTAACTGATCCTTTTAATAATGATTTTCGGAAGCTATCGCCGGCCGAGCGGAAACAGGCCGGAAAAACCCTTCATTTTATTGCTGTCAATCCTAAACATAATTCACTTAAGATTCACCGGATCAAAGGCACAGGGTTCTGGGAGGCTTATGTTAACAAGGATATCAGGATTATTTTTGAACAAAACAGCGACACAATGATACTTCACGCTATCGGGCGCCATGAAATTTTACGAAAAATATAA
- the leuD gene encoding 3-isopropylmalate dehydratase small subunit (catalyzes the isomerization between 2-isopropylmalate and 3-isopropylmalate in leucine biosynthesis), with protein MHKFGANIDTDAIIPARYASISDALELGKHCMENIFPGFSAQMEPGDIIMAETNFGCGSSREIAPISIMGAGISCVIAKSFARIFFRNAINIGLPLLDCSEVVDGAKTGDILEIDLEAGLIKNAATGLTYKAAPYPDFISELIDAGGLIEYTKRKI; from the coding sequence GTGCATAAATTTGGCGCCAATATTGATACGGACGCAATTATCCCGGCTCGCTACGCGTCAATTTCCGATGCGCTGGAACTGGGCAAACACTGCATGGAAAATATTTTCCCAGGGTTTTCGGCCCAGATGGAACCGGGAGATATAATCATGGCCGAAACCAATTTCGGCTGCGGGTCGTCTAGGGAGATAGCTCCGATCTCGATTATGGGGGCAGGGATCTCCTGTGTTATCGCCAAAAGCTTTGCCAGGATATTTTTTAGAAACGCAATCAACATCGGACTTCCTTTACTTGATTGCTCCGAGGTGGTAGACGGCGCAAAAACCGGGGATATACTTGAGATTGATCTTGAGGCTGGGCTGATTAAAAACGCTGCCACCGGATTAACATATAAAGCTGCTCCTTATCCCGACTTTATTAGTGAGTTGATCGATGCGGGCGGACTTATAGAATATACAAAAAGAAAAATTTAA
- a CDS encoding PemK family transcriptional regulator translates to MSEVRRGDIFLVDFNPARGSEQAGYRPAVIVQNNAGNRYGSTVIIVVVTTAVSKIYPFLVSLDAGEGGLERESAVNAAQILTVDKSRLVKKIGALSPEKMDEVNHVLKISLGLP, encoded by the coding sequence ATGAGTGAAGTCAGGCGCGGTGATATTTTCCTGGTGGACTTCAACCCGGCAAGAGGCAGCGAGCAGGCGGGTTATAGGCCCGCTGTCATTGTTCAGAATAATGCAGGTAACAGGTATGGCTCTACTGTCATTATAGTAGTGGTAACCACGGCAGTGAGTAAAATCTATCCTTTCCTAGTCAGTTTGGACGCCGGGGAAGGTGGTTTGGAAAGAGAGAGTGCGGTCAATGCCGCGCAAATTCTCACTGTTGATAAGTCCCGCCTGGTCAAAAAGATAGGCGCTCTTTCTCCGGAGAAAATGGACGAAGTAAATCATGTTTTAAAGATCAGCCTGGGTTTACCGTAA
- the typA gene encoding translational GTPase TypA produces the protein MEEKSLRNIAIIAHVDHGKTTLVDKLLKQTGFFRNNQVMPERVMDNNELERERGITILSKNTSIVYKNTKINIVDTPGHADFGGEVERIVKMVDGVLLLVDAFESAMPQTRFVLKKSLEACLKPIVVINKIDRPGARPEEVVDKVLDLFIDLEAGEEQLDFPVVYTSAKEGYARISLDDSSTDMKPLLDMIIEKMPAPEGDPDGPLQLVVSSIDYDNYVGRIGIGKISRGVISKDQEIILCNTAGKEKRVRINTLYTFEGLKRVETDRARAGEIIAVSGIQEINIGDTICSPDLVEPVSFVNIDEPTISMNFVVNDSPMAGLEGTYVTSRNLRDRLERELLSNVSLRVEELNPDCFKVSGRGELHLSILIEFMRREGYEFAVTSPEVILKNISGVVNEPVERLFIEVSSEYVGTVIEGVGKRKGELSNMVNAAGNTVKMEFLIPARGLIGYRSEFLTDTRGNGVMNHVYECYQPFKGEIITRTRGSLVAFESGVAVPYGLFNAQGRGNLFIEPGVEVYTGMIVGENARNDDITVNVCKKKHLTNTRASGSDDVLRLTPPITMTLEKCLEFIKDDELLEVTPKSLRLRKMIINKGERDRYVKIKLQTSAQSPINQVAAQQ, from the coding sequence ATGGAAGAAAAATCTCTTAGAAATATAGCTATAATAGCCCACGTTGATCACGGCAAAACCACTCTGGTTGACAAATTGCTCAAACAAACCGGGTTTTTCCGCAACAACCAGGTCATGCCCGAAAGAGTGATGGACAATAACGAACTGGAACGGGAACGCGGGATAACTATATTATCAAAAAATACCAGCATCGTATATAAAAACACCAAAATTAACATTGTCGATACTCCGGGCCATGCAGACTTCGGCGGAGAGGTCGAGCGCATCGTCAAGATGGTCGACGGAGTGCTTCTGCTGGTTGACGCTTTTGAGAGCGCCATGCCGCAGACCCGTTTTGTATTGAAAAAATCCCTGGAAGCGTGCCTGAAGCCTATTGTGGTGATCAACAAGATTGACCGGCCGGGCGCACGCCCGGAAGAGGTTGTGGATAAGGTGCTGGACCTGTTTATCGATCTTGAAGCCGGTGAGGAACAGCTTGACTTTCCGGTTGTCTATACATCCGCAAAAGAAGGTTACGCAAGAATTTCTCTGGATGATTCTTCAACCGACATGAAACCGCTGCTGGATATGATTATTGAAAAGATGCCTGCCCCGGAAGGCGATCCGGACGGCCCCCTGCAGTTAGTCGTTTCATCTATTGATTACGACAATTATGTAGGGAGAATAGGGATCGGCAAAATAAGCAGGGGCGTTATCTCCAAAGACCAGGAAATAATTCTTTGCAATACGGCCGGCAAGGAGAAACGGGTCAGGATAAACACGCTTTATACTTTTGAAGGCCTTAAAAGGGTGGAAACTGACCGTGCCCGGGCCGGGGAAATAATAGCCGTCTCGGGTATACAGGAGATAAATATTGGAGACACCATCTGCTCACCGGACCTGGTAGAGCCTGTTTCTTTCGTAAATATCGACGAACCCACTATTTCCATGAATTTTGTTGTTAACGACAGCCCCATGGCGGGTCTGGAAGGAACCTACGTGACCAGCCGAAATTTACGGGATCGTCTGGAACGCGAGCTGCTTTCCAATGTCTCTTTGCGTGTGGAAGAACTAAACCCCGACTGTTTTAAGGTATCCGGCCGGGGGGAACTTCACCTGTCCATACTGATTGAATTCATGCGCCGAGAAGGTTATGAATTCGCTGTAACCAGCCCGGAGGTAATCCTGAAAAACATCAGCGGGGTCGTGAATGAACCCGTCGAAAGGTTGTTCATCGAGGTCTCTTCTGAATATGTCGGGACTGTTATCGAAGGTGTCGGAAAACGCAAAGGTGAACTTTCGAACATGGTTAACGCCGCGGGGAATACTGTTAAAATGGAGTTCCTGATCCCGGCCAGGGGACTGATCGGATATAGATCCGAGTTCTTAACCGATACCAGGGGTAATGGTGTGATGAACCATGTTTATGAATGCTATCAGCCTTTCAAGGGTGAAATCATTACCCGTACCAGGGGTTCACTGGTCGCTTTTGAGAGCGGTGTCGCTGTACCTTACGGGCTTTTCAACGCCCAGGGGAGGGGCAATTTGTTTATTGAACCGGGTGTTGAGGTATATACCGGCATGATTGTCGGGGAAAATGCGCGCAATGATGATATTACGGTAAATGTCTGCAAAAAGAAGCACCTTACCAATACGCGGGCTTCCGGCTCCGACGATGTCCTGCGGTTAACGCCGCCGATTACTATGACGCTGGAAAAATGCCTCGAATTTATTAAGGATGATGAATTGCTGGAAGTAACCCCAAAATCCCTGCGGCTCCGGAAAATGATCATTAATAAGGGCGAACGCGACAGGTACGTAAAGATTAAGCTCCAAACCTCGGCCCAGAGTCCAATTAACCAGGTCGCAGCGCAACAGTAA
- a CDS encoding zinc-binding protein, with product MFQDRQLTCRDCGTEFVFSVSEQEFFAEKGFTNDPGRCPECRAARKAQNRRGGGNSGFRQDRQMYPAVCATCGKETEVPFQPRGDRPVYCRDCYQPRSRY from the coding sequence ATGTTTCAAGACCGTCAGCTGACATGCCGTGATTGCGGAACCGAGTTTGTCTTCTCCGTATCGGAGCAGGAGTTTTTCGCAGAAAAAGGGTTTACCAATGATCCCGGACGCTGCCCGGAATGCCGTGCGGCTCGTAAAGCTCAAAACAGAAGAGGCGGCGGAAACTCCGGTTTTCGTCAGGACCGTCAGATGTATCCGGCAGTCTGCGCCACATGCGGCAAAGAGACCGAGGTTCCTTTCCAGCCTCGCGGAGACAGACCGGTATACTGCAGGGACTGTTATCAGCCGCGCAGTCGTTACTAG
- a CDS encoding transcriptional regulator: MPLIIQQVQKRMLISLSQIAKKLSIQEGDYIALEERDGGIFIKPVAWHDKSQEYFWSDSWQEKMKQSADALKEGRYKTFSNVDDLLEFLGEEKNADDNSN, translated from the coding sequence ATGCCATTGATTATACAACAAGTACAAAAACGTATGCTTATCAGCCTGTCCCAAATTGCTAAAAAACTAAGTATACAGGAGGGTGATTATATCGCCTTGGAGGAACGGGATGGTGGAATTTTTATCAAACCCGTTGCCTGGCACGATAAAAGCCAGGAGTATTTTTGGTCTGATTCCTGGCAGGAAAAAATGAAGCAAAGCGCCGACGCCTTGAAGGAAGGCCGATATAAAACATTTTCCAATGTTGACGACTTATTAGAATTTCTTGGGGAAGAAAAAAATGCCGACGATAATTCTAACTGA